Within the Chryseobacterium geocarposphaerae genome, the region AATGCAGCATCAGAAATTCTTGTTTTCTTTAACCCTAAAGCTTTATCTAGTCCGTGAACCGGGAATGGAGTATAAACTTCGTTTATTTTAATTCCTTTATCATTGAATGCTTTAACGCCGTTCATCAAATCGTCGTCGTCAGCATAAAGTCCGTATACAATTTTAGTGGTGCTCATCTCCTTCTTTTGCTTTATAAGTTTCACCTGAGATTTTCAAAATCGATTTTAATTCAGCCTGTGCAATTACAGGGAATGTTCTTGCATATAATAAGAATAATACAGAGAAGAACCCGATTGTTCCTAAGTATACACCCACATCAATGATCGTTGGCTTAAACATTGTCCAAGATCCTGGTAAGTAGTCTCTAGAAAGGTTGATAACGATGATATCAAAACGCTCGAACCACATACCGATGTTGATGATCAATGCAACGATGAATGTCCAGATAATGTTCGTTCTTAGTCTCTTGAACCAGAAAGAAGCAGGAACAACAAGGTTACAGATGATTAGTGACCAGAAAGCCCACCAGTAAGGACCTACTGCAGCACCCGGAGAAAGATACGTAAAGTCTTCGAATCTAGATCCAGAATACCATCCGATGAAATATTCAGTTGCATAAGCTACAGTTACCATACCACCAGTTAAGATAATTACGATGTTCATAATTTCAATATGATACATTGTAATATACTCTTCTAAGTGACACACTTTTCTAGCTACCAACAATAGTGTTTGTACCATTGCAAATCCTGAGAAGATCGCACCAGCAACGAAGTAAGGAGGATAGATTGTAGAGTGCCACCCTTTAATTACTGAAGTCGCGAAGTCGAAGGATACGGTAGTGTGTACTGAGAATACAAGTGGAGTTGCCAAACCTGCAAGAACCAAAGAAAGTTCTTCGAATCTTTGCCAGTGTTTTGCTTTACCACCCCATCCGAATGCAAGGAATGTATAAAT harbors:
- the nrfD gene encoding NrfD/PsrC family molybdoenzyme membrane anchor subunit encodes the protein MSGHYEAPIREPLIIGHKTYHDITEDIARPIEERAGKLWWISLYAALVLFIYGFGCIAYTIGTGIGAWGLNRTINWGWDITNFVWWVGIGHAGTLISAVLLLFRQRWRMSVNRSAEAMTIFAVVQAAIFPVIHMGRVWVGYWVFPLPNQFGSLWGNFNSPLLWDVFAISTYFSVSTVFWFMGLIPDFAMIRDRAKTPWTKKIYTFLAFGWGGKAKHWQRFEELSLVLAGLATPLVFSVHTTVSFDFATSVIKGWHSTIYPPYFVAGAIFSGFAMVQTLLLVARKVCHLEEYITMYHIEIMNIVIILTGGMVTVAYATEYFIGWYSGSRFEDFTYLSPGAAVGPYWWAFWSLIICNLVVPASFWFKRLRTNIIWTFIVALIINIGMWFERFDIIVINLSRDYLPGSWTMFKPTIIDVGVYLGTIGFFSVLFLLYARTFPVIAQAELKSILKISGETYKAKEGDEHH